GCGCTGGGCCGATCTGCAGTTGGGCGAGGTGCTGGGCCAGGGCGCATCCGGGATCATTCACCGCGCGGATTGGCAGCGGGCCGATGGCAGCAACGAGGCCGTGGCTCTTAAGCTGTTCAAGGGGCAGATGACCAGCGACGGCACGCCGCAGAGCGAAATGGCCGCGTGCCTGACCGTGGGGCAGCATGCGAATCTGATCGGCGCCATTGCTCGCCTCATTGAGCACCCGCAGGGCGAACCGGGCTTGCTGTTGAGCCTGGTCGAGCCGCGCTTCAGCATCCTGGCCGGGCCGCCGAGCCTGGAAAGCTGCAGCCGCGATGTCTATCCGCGCGACTGGCGCCTGCCGTTCGCCCAGGCCCTGCGCGTAGCCAGCGGGATCGCCTCGGCCCTGCGCCACCTGCACGCCCGCGGCGTGACCCATGGCGACCTGTACGGCCACAACATCCTGATCGACGAGGCCGGCAATGCGCTGCTTGGCGACTTCGGCGCTGCGTCCTCTCTACCTGCTGCTGCGCCGTCGCAGCATGGGTTGCTGCAACGTATCGAGGTGCGGGCGTTCGGCATTCTGCTCGAGGAGCTGATGCAGCGCTGCGAGGTGCCGGCCGAGCATGCCGCGCAGTTGGCCGAGCTGGTGCGGCGTTGCCAGCAACCCCAGGTGAGCGAGCGCCCGGATTTCATCGGGCTCGACGGCGCCCTGGCAGCGCTGCGCGAGGGCCACGCCTAAGCGGCGGAGCCAAGTCCGACGGTCAGGTCATCGGCTCATCCAGCGAACGCTTCGACGACTCCGGCAGCGCCAGGCCGCCGGCCAGGGCCTGCAGGGCAATGGCGATCAGGTAGAAGGCCGGGGACATGCGGTTGCCGGTCGCCTCGATCAGCCAGGTAGCCACCAGCGGCGCGGTGCCGCCGAACACCGTGTAGGCCAGATTGTAGGTGAAGGCCGAGGCTGTGTAGCGCACCCGGGTGGGAAATTGCTCGGAGAGCAGCACGGCGGTCACCACACCGCAGATCACCGCACCAACGGCCAATAGCATGGCGCCAACGGCCGAGGCCAGCAGGGTGCCGGAAGCGGCCAGGGTGAAGGCTGGGTACACCGCGACGATCAGCGCGATGCCGGCGGTGAGAATGGTGCGTCGGCGGCCGACGCGATCCGAGTAGCGGCCCACGAATGGGCACAGCAGGGCGGCGAAGAACAGCGCCATCAGGCTGGCGAGCAGGGCGGTCGGCCGTGCGGCACCGCCGACCACCTGCATGTAGGTGGTCAGGTAGGTGGTGAACATGTAGAACGACAGCGCCGTGGCGGAGATGAACGCCGACAGGCACAGCACGGTACCGCCGTGCTCGCGCAGGGTTTCGCGCAACGGCGAATGCTCGGGATGTGGTTGCGCCGCCAGGGCCTGGAAGGCTGGCGACTCGTCCAGACGCAGGCGCATGTACAGGCCGACCAGGCCCAGGGGTGCGGCGATCAGGAACGGCACGCGCCAGCCCCAGGCCTGCATCTGCGCTTCGTCCAGCCAGATGCCCATGCCGAACACCAGCGCGGCCGCGCAGGCGAAGGCGGCGAAGGTGGACACCGGCACGAAGCTGCCGTAGCGGGCCTTCTGCTCGGTGGGCGCATGTTCCATGACGAAGGCGCAGGCGCCGGCGTATTCGCCACCGGCGGAGAAGCCTTGCAGGCAGCGCGCCAGGGCCAGCAGCAGCGGCGCGACCAGGCCGATGCTGGCGTAGGTGGGCAGCAGGCCGATCAGGGTGGTGGCGCCGGCCATCAGCAGCACGGTGATCGACAGCACGCGCTTGCGGCCGATACGGTCGCCGAGAATGCCGAACACGATGCCGCCCAGCGGGCGCAGTGCGAACGACACGGCGAATACCGCGAAGGTCTGCAGCAGCGCCAGGGTCGGGTTGCCCGGTGGGAAGAACAGCGAGGCGATGGTCACGGCAAGAAAGCCGTAGACCGCGAAGTCGAACCATTCGACGAAGTTGCCGATGGCCGAGGCGGCGATCACCTTGCGCAAGGTGCGCAGATCGACCGGCACAGCCGATTGTGGATAAGTCGTGACGCCCATGGCGGCCTCCGCGCGATTACTCCAACGTGCGGACGCGCCTGGCTCGGGCCTTGGCGTCCATCTGTGGATAACTTACTTCGTGCGCTGAATGCGGCGGGCTGTGAGTACGACCTGAGGGTATTCGTGAGCGACAGCGAACCCTTGAGCGCCTTGCTATTGGCGAATCATCGGTCTCGGCGTGTGAACAATGGTGGATAAGCGTCGCGTTAGCCACCCGTGGGAACGGGCCATGCCCGTGATTTCGCGCGCATGGCGCGCTCCCACATAGGGCGGCCCTGAGCACCCTAGCCCGATCCAGCGCAGCTCCTAGGGCGGACCGGGACGCCGGCCGCTCGTAGCGAAGCGAACAGTCCACCAGAGCATGCCGATCCTGGCACAACGACACGGCGTACTGCTTCGCGAGTACGCCCCACGGCGCTGGTACATCGGGTGTAGGAGCGGGCCATGCCCGCGAATCGCGCCCACAAAAAAGCCGACCCAGAGGTCGGCTTTCTCGTTGCAGCGCAGCGGGTGCTTACAGGGCGTCGCGGCTGCTGGCGCCATCCACCAGGCGGGCGATCTGCAGCGGGTTGGCGTTCTTCAACGCGTCCGGCAGCAGGGCATCCGGGCAGTTCTGGTAGCACACCGGGCGCAGGAAGCGATCGATGGCCAGGGTGCCGACCGAAGTACCGCGAGCGTCGGAGGTCGCCGGGTACGGGCCGCCGTGGACCATGGAATCACAGACTTCCACGCCGGTCGGGTAACCGTTGAACAGCACGCGGCCAACCTTCTGCTCGAGCAGCGCGAACAGCTCTTCGCTACCGGCCAGATCGCCCGGCTCGGTAAGCAGCGTGGCGGTCAGCTGGCCGTGCAGGCCATCGATGGCTTTCAGCAGCTCGGCCTTGTCGGCCACTTCGACGACGATGGTGGTCGGGCCGAAGACTTCTTCCTGCAGCAGTTCGTCGCCGCCCAGCAGCAGGCTGACGTCGGCCTTGAACAGTTGCGGTCGAGCCTGGTTGCCTTCCTGCTTGGCACCGGTCAGGTGAGTGATGCCGGAGTGGGCATTCAGCGCTTCCAGGCCTTTCACGTAGCTCTTCAGGGTGCCGGCGTTGAGCATGGTCTGCGGCTGCTGTTCGGCCATCTTGGCGGTGAAGCTTTCCAGGAAGGCGCTGAACTCCGGCGAACGGATGCCGATCACCAAACCCGGGTTGGTGCAGAACTGACCACAGCCCATGACCACGGAACCGGCCAGCTCGCCGGCGATCTTCTCGCCACGGGCCTTGGCGGCTTCGGGCAGCAGGATGACCGGGTTGATGCTGCTCATCTCGGCGAACACCGGGATCGGCTGCGGGCGGGCCGCGGCCATGTCGCACAGGGCGCGACCGCCTTTCAGCGAGCCGGTGAAGCCGACCGCCTGGATTGCCGGGTGCTTGACCAGCGCCTCGCCAACGCCCGAGCCGTAGATCATGTTGAACACGCCTTTCGGCATGCCGGTTTTCTCGGCGGCGCGCAGGATGGCTTCACCCACGTGGGCGGCGGTGGTCATGTGGCCGCTGTGGGCCTTGAACACCACCGGGCAACCGGCGGCCAGGGCGGCGGCGGTATCGCCACCGGCGGTGGAGAAGGCCAGCGGAAAGTTGCTGGCGCCGAACACGGCGACCGGGCCCAGGCCGATGCGGTACTGGCGCAGGTCCGGGCGCGGCAGCGGCTGGCGATCCGGCAGGGCGCGGTCGATACGCGCGCCGTAGAAGTCACCGCGGCGCAACACCTTGGCGAACAGGCGCATCTGGCCGCTGGTACGGCCGCGCTCGCCCTGGATACGGGCGGTCGGCAGGGCGGTTTCGCGGGTTACGGTGGCGACGAATTCGTCGCCCAGGGCGTCCAGCTCATCGGCGATGGCGTCGAGGAACTCGGCGCGCTTGGCGGCGGGCAGGCTGCGGTAAGTCGGGTAGGCAGCAGCGGCTGCTTTGGCGGCGGCGTCGACTTCCTCAGGCGTGGCCTGGATGAAATCGAAGGGCAGGGCTTCGCCAGTGGTAGCGTCATGGCTCTTGTGAATGACGGAGCCGGCTGCGCTGAACGCGCCGCCGATGATGTTGTGGCCGATGGTAGCGGGCATTGTTAGCTCCTGTTGAGGACGTTTACACGTACGGAAAAGACTTTGATTGTACGATGTCTGATCAGTTGCGCAAGTCTGCCATTTTTCTTGCCGGGTGCTCAGCGCTCCGGCCTCGATATCCCGCTCGGCAGGGCGTGGGGCGGCGAGGTGTCAAACGCGCAGCGCGAGGCTGGATCAGCACCGATGAGTTCCTGGGTAAACATCTCGGCAGCTGTGCTCAGGCAAGGCAATCAGCCCACGCAGGCAGGCTGTCATTCACTACGAGTCAGCTTGGCCGGATGCGTTGCAGGCAGCCGGCCAAGGTACAGGGATCAGGCGGCGCTGTTTGCGGCCGACCAGTTGGCGTACCACTGGCGGAACAGCGTGTATTGCGTCTCGGTGTAGTTACGCTGGGCGTCGCTGAGGGCATCGGTTTGGTTGAAGTGCAGGGCGTATTCCTGATCGCCGCCCAGCACCATCAGATACTTGTAATAGAGAACCAGGTCGCAGCCCTCGTCGAAGGACGACAGCACGTTCAGCGCTTCGGAAAGCTCCAGGGCGCGGCGGCGGGAAACGGCGTCGCCCTTGGCGGCCTGCTTGCTCAGCTCGACCAGTCGCAGCACTTCGCGTGGCAGGGCGTTACCGATACCGGTAATGGCACCAGTGGCGCCGCAATTGACGAAGCCATGCACCACCTGGGTGTCGACCCCGGCCATGAGGATCACCTGATCATCCTGTGAGGTGATGTGCTCGGCGGCGTAGCGCATGTCGGCGGCGCCACCGAATTCCTTGAAGCCGATCAGGTTGGGGTACTTGCGGCGCAGCTTGAAGAACAGCTCGGCGCGGGTCGCGAAGCCGTAGTACGGGCTGTTGTAGATCACCGCCGGAAGCGCTGGCGCCGCTTCGAGGATGGCCGCGAAGTGGGCTTCCTGAGCGGCTGGGGAAGCGCCACGGGACAATACGCGCGGGATGACCATCAGGCCACCGGCGCCGACCTTGGCAGCATGGGCGGCGTGGGAAACCGCTTCACGGCTGTTCACCGCACCGGTGCCGACGATGGTCGGAATCCCGGCAGCGACCAGGCGGGCCACGCCTTCCTGGCGTTGGGCCTCGGTGAGCAACGGCCAGTCGCCCATGGAGCCGCAGTAGACCACCGCGCTCATGCCGGCCTGGATCAGCTCTTTGCCCTTGCGCACCAGGGCGTCGAAGTCCGGTTTGCGCTCGGCGGTGCAGGGGGTCATCAGGGCGGGGATGGTGCCGGTGAAAATATTGCTGCTCATGGGTGTGCCTCCTGGGCGCATTAATATTATTTCGTATACGAAAGTGAGAGGCCGTGGTGGGCCGTCTGTTTTCCGTTGTTGGGCGTAACGCCCGGTTCATTGCGCCGGCGAACCGGCAGTTTCAAGTTTCAATCCGTCTTGGAGCCTGTTCACGATCTTTGTTTACCTGAAGCGGCAGCTACAAGGCAGAAGCGCCCGCTCCCAGCGTAGGGTGGACAACGCTCTTTTTGTCCACCATTGCGCTCGCAGAGCGGTGGACGGATGAAGCGTCGTCCACCCTACGAAAGGCCGCTTTCGCCACTGCGCTGCCAAAATCGACGAGCCTGGGCTGAAAAATCATGAACAGGCTCTTATGAACGGGTCCTTACAGCTTCAGCTCCACCGGCCAGGTATCCGACAGGCGATAGCCCGTTGGCCAGGGGTCGCTCGGGTCGAGCAGGTGCTGGTGAGTACCGGTGATCCACGCCCGGCCGGATAGGCAGGGGTAGATCGCCGGACGACCGGCCACGTCGGTGAGTGAGTCGATGCGGCAGTGGAATTCGGAGCCGATGATCGAGCGGCCGATAAAGCGTTCGCCCACCGCCAGCTGACCTTTGGCGTGCATGACCGCCATGCGCGCCGAGCAACCAGTGCCGCAGGGCGAGCGGTCGATCTTGCCGGGGCGGATGACCACCGCGTTGGCGCCGGTGGCGATGCCGTTCTCGTGCACCACTGGCGCGGCGATCTGGCAGAAGGAGATATGGCTCCAGTCCGGGTTCAGCGGATGCTGAAAACCGAGCTGCTCATTGGCGGCCTTGGTGATGCGCAGGCCTATGGCAACGAGATCGGCCGCTTCATCGGCCTGAATGGCGAAACCCAGGTGGCGTGCGTCAGCGATCACGAAGCTGTCGCCGCCGTAAGCGGTATCGACCTGCAGCGAACCCAGGCCTTCGACCTCGATCCAGGCGTCGAGCTTGTCGGCAAACGACGGTACGTTCTTCACCTCGACGCGCTTGGCCTTGCCGTCGCGGCAGTCGGCGACCACTTCCACCAGGCCGCCGGGCGCCTCCAGAGTCAGGAAGGTCTGCGGTTCGGTCATCGGCAGGATGCCACTGTCGAGCAGCACGGTGGCCACGCACAGCGAATTGGAACCGGACATCGGCGGTACATCGGCCGGCTCCATGATGATCCAGCCCATCTGCGCCTTGGGGTTCTTTGCCGGCACCAGCAGGTTGACGTGACGGAACACGCCACCGCGCGGTTCGTTGAGCACGAAGTTGCGTAGAAAGTCGTCCTGTTCGATCCAGCGCGACTGCTGCCACAGGGTATCGCCAGGCGGTGGCGCGACGCCGCCGACGATGACGTCGCCGACCTCGCCTTCGGCATGGCAGCTGACCACATGAATGACCTTGTTGGAGCGCACGGTGCAGCCCTCTTAATGA
Above is a genomic segment from Pseudomonas argentinensis containing:
- a CDS encoding leucine-rich repeat-containing protein kinase family protein, whose amino-acid sequence is MHTLDQLRSGQLKGISRLDLSASLEQFPEEIFALADSLEVLNLSGNRLSDLPKDLHRLHRLQVLFCSNNHFEHVPESVGRCPSLRMVGFKSNRIRELPAGALPPRLRWLILTDNCLETLPEALGDCRELQKLMLAGNRLRALPASLAKLHKLELLRIAANRLPALPDFLLQLPSLAWLAYAGNPFAEAGAPESRAPDVRWADLQLGEVLGQGASGIIHRADWQRADGSNEAVALKLFKGQMTSDGTPQSEMAACLTVGQHANLIGAIARLIEHPQGEPGLLLSLVEPRFSILAGPPSLESCSRDVYPRDWRLPFAQALRVASGIASALRHLHARGVTHGDLYGHNILIDEAGNALLGDFGAASSLPAAAPSQHGLLQRIEVRAFGILLEELMQRCEVPAEHAAQLAELVRRCQQPQVSERPDFIGLDGALAALREGHA
- a CDS encoding MFS transporter, whose protein sequence is MGVTTYPQSAVPVDLRTLRKVIAASAIGNFVEWFDFAVYGFLAVTIASLFFPPGNPTLALLQTFAVFAVSFALRPLGGIVFGILGDRIGRKRVLSITVLLMAGATTLIGLLPTYASIGLVAPLLLALARCLQGFSAGGEYAGACAFVMEHAPTEQKARYGSFVPVSTFAAFACAAALVFGMGIWLDEAQMQAWGWRVPFLIAAPLGLVGLYMRLRLDESPAFQALAAQPHPEHSPLRETLREHGGTVLCLSAFISATALSFYMFTTYLTTYMQVVGGAARPTALLASLMALFFAALLCPFVGRYSDRVGRRRTILTAGIALIVAVYPAFTLAASGTLLASAVGAMLLAVGAVICGVVTAVLLSEQFPTRVRYTASAFTYNLAYTVFGGTAPLVATWLIEATGNRMSPAFYLIAIALQALAGGLALPESSKRSLDEPMT
- a CDS encoding aldehyde dehydrogenase (NADP(+)) — protein: MPATIGHNIIGGAFSAAGSVIHKSHDATTGEALPFDFIQATPEEVDAAAKAAAAAYPTYRSLPAAKRAEFLDAIADELDALGDEFVATVTRETALPTARIQGERGRTSGQMRLFAKVLRRGDFYGARIDRALPDRQPLPRPDLRQYRIGLGPVAVFGASNFPLAFSTAGGDTAAALAAGCPVVFKAHSGHMTTAAHVGEAILRAAEKTGMPKGVFNMIYGSGVGEALVKHPAIQAVGFTGSLKGGRALCDMAAARPQPIPVFAEMSSINPVILLPEAAKARGEKIAGELAGSVVMGCGQFCTNPGLVIGIRSPEFSAFLESFTAKMAEQQPQTMLNAGTLKSYVKGLEALNAHSGITHLTGAKQEGNQARPQLFKADVSLLLGGDELLQEEVFGPTTIVVEVADKAELLKAIDGLHGQLTATLLTEPGDLAGSEELFALLEQKVGRVLFNGYPTGVEVCDSMVHGGPYPATSDARGTSVGTLAIDRFLRPVCYQNCPDALLPDALKNANPLQIARLVDGASSRDAL
- a CDS encoding dihydrodipicolinate synthase family protein: MSSNIFTGTIPALMTPCTAERKPDFDALVRKGKELIQAGMSAVVYCGSMGDWPLLTEAQRQEGVARLVAAGIPTIVGTGAVNSREAVSHAAHAAKVGAGGLMVIPRVLSRGASPAAQEAHFAAILEAAPALPAVIYNSPYYGFATRAELFFKLRRKYPNLIGFKEFGGAADMRYAAEHITSQDDQVILMAGVDTQVVHGFVNCGATGAITGIGNALPREVLRLVELSKQAAKGDAVSRRRALELSEALNVLSSFDEGCDLVLYYKYLMVLGGDQEYALHFNQTDALSDAQRNYTETQYTLFRQWYANWSAANSAA
- a CDS encoding trans-3-hydroxy-L-proline dehydratase; this translates as MRSNKVIHVVSCHAEGEVGDVIVGGVAPPPGDTLWQQSRWIEQDDFLRNFVLNEPRGGVFRHVNLLVPAKNPKAQMGWIIMEPADVPPMSGSNSLCVATVLLDSGILPMTEPQTFLTLEAPGGLVEVVADCRDGKAKRVEVKNVPSFADKLDAWIEVEGLGSLQVDTAYGGDSFVIADARHLGFAIQADEAADLVAIGLRITKAANEQLGFQHPLNPDWSHISFCQIAAPVVHENGIATGANAVVIRPGKIDRSPCGTGCSARMAVMHAKGQLAVGERFIGRSIIGSEFHCRIDSLTDVAGRPAIYPCLSGRAWITGTHQHLLDPSDPWPTGYRLSDTWPVELKL